Sequence from the Aspergillus nidulans FGSC A4 chromosome III genome:
GTGCTTGTATGGCGTCCACGGGGTCACGGTGTGACCGGCTTTGGCGAGTGCGGCGACGGTGGTTTCCACGCCGCGCAGGATAGGAGGGTGTGGAAGGACATTGCCGTCGAAGTTGTAGTAGCCGATATTGAGcccgccgttcttgatcttggAGGCAATAATGTCCGACTCGGACTGGCGCCAGGGCATGGGGATGACCTTGGAGTCGTATTTCCATGGCTCCTGACCGAGGACGGATTTGGTGAAGAGGCGGAGGTCTAACATACTTCATCAGTGACTGCCGGTCTCGTATATAGTATAAAAAGCAAGAAAGGAGGACAGTGGAGGCCTGGTAtagagcaggaaaagaaggaagaggcgaagGACTCACCCTCAACAGAGTGCGTAATCGGCCCGACAACGCTGTGCACCGTCTCCTGACCCTCCATGCTGTTCGCCATCTTTGCATACGGCAGCCGCCCATGACTCGGCCTTAGACCGTACAGGAAGTTGAACGCGGCCGGCACTCGAATCGAGCCACCGATATCCGTTCCTACACCGATGACGCCACCACGAATCCCAACGATCGCACCCTCACCACCAGAACTGCCGCCGCACGACCAGTTCTTGTTGCGTGGGTTGACGGTGCGCccgatgatgttgttgacTGTCTCGCAGACCATCAGGGTCTGCGGGACAGAGGTCTTGACGTAGAAGACGGCACCGGCTTTGCGGAGCATGGTTGTCAGAACCGAGTCCCCTTCGTCGTACTTGTTTAGCCATGAGATGTAGCCCATTGATGTTTCGTAGCCCTGGTGGCATATGTTAGCTGACAAAAAGGGACATCTAACGACTTAGGGGCAACGGTGTACCTTGACTCGAAGCTGGTCTTTGAGAGAGATGGGGAGGCCATGGAGTGGACCAACGGGTCTCTTGTGCTTTGCGTAGTATTCATCGAGTTCCCTTGCCTGCGCGAGAGCGGCGTCAGGGAAGAACTCGTGGGCGCAGTTTGTCTGCACAGAAGCCAGCGTCAGCTTGATAGTCCCATAAGGTGGCGTTGTTACATCTCCCTGAGAGGTAGAGGGGACCCTACTAACTGCTGGGCGATTGCTGCCCGTTTACAGAATGCTAGCGTAACTTCCACCGAGGTCAACTCTCCGGCCGCCAGCTTGGACACAAGATCTGCAGCGGAGGCCTCTGTGATCTTCAGTTCGGCCTCTGAAAGGATCCCCGATTTCTTTGGGAAATCAATAACGCTGTCTTCCGCAGGCAGCGTCTGGACTTTCCATTCATCAGGGATGGTTTTTGCGAGGCGGGCGCGCTTATCAGCGGCCAGTTCTTCCCAGGATTGAGGCATTCTGTGTTAGCTTATAGTCAGGATGTTGGCTCGACGAGTGTAAACTGGGAGTTGGCATGAGGGTTATGTAGGCTTCTTTAGCCCCGCATCCCCCTCATTCTCCTCATTGATCCCGGGGGAGCGGATGGTGTTGATAAGAGACTAATTATAGGGTTTAGCTGGTGCCTAGCTGGTGATTGGCTGGCTTCGCCGAATTTTACGGGCCAAGGAAAGCTGCAGAACCGCGGCACTGGTAAACGGTAATTAAGCTATCAGCCCCATGCTAACGAGTTTAAATTACGTGTATTGCTGATAAACACCAACAGAGCTTTACTGAAAGATGGGAGTCACGGTGTGGCTTCCCCACTGCGATTATTGCACAAGCAGCGAGGGCGAACTTGACTGTCGTCGCTGAGCAGCCTGCAGTCaaacatacatatatatcaACCGCGAAGACGTCTGGCCTTGTAGAACACGACGCTCCCTAGCAACACCTGCCGTGTCAGCCTCTACGGTTGTTACTTGCATTCAGGATGCTCTCCAGCGGGCGAGCTATTCAAAATATTCAAAGCAGGTATCTCGTATTGCCAGGATTCAGCTGAAGCAACAGGTGCCAAGGAAATCTGCGTCGGTTCTCATCTGGGCTTGCTCGGTCCTGGCGTAGATCTAGAAACCGCAATCTCTATGAAATGATAAGGTGCTTGACCAATTCTAATATCGGTGTGGTGGACTGTCCTAACAAAACCCGGCTATATTGGACCCATCAGAGCTCTCTTTGATCTTCATATCCAGCGAATGCAGTCGCAGCATTTACATCAGGCTTGATTGAGTATACATCAGCGTTTGCAGTTGGACTGGATCAGGAGGCAACACCTCATGTTGTAGTTCATCATCTAGGTCTTTTGAAACGGACTACTGGGCTTGTCATACCAAGTGCATCTTAGCGCTTGTTTGTGTGACCTATTGTATCATGGGTAACATGTTGATGTCATTCAGGCTGAGTAATCTGCCTATCCAATGATGACTAGTTAAAGATGGATATACGTCGTACATCCGACCTTCAGGGCCGGATGCATTCTTCAGCATACGAAACTGGTGTTATAACTTTGAATCCCATCAATGGTTATCGGGTTGGTCCCATAATAAACAAAAAGAGGCTGCATTGCCCTATGGCATGCCATTCTTGACGCGGCATGCCGAGTTAGCCGAAATTGGGCCAATCGGCTTCCCGTCAGAAGAGGATCACTGGCGCCTCAATTTTGGTTTTTATAGTACCGGTGCAGCACGGCTAAACGTTCTCTTTCTACGGCCCGGCATCTCATAAGCAGCCAGGTACAGAAAAGCAAGAATAGAAAATTCAGGAAAAACCATCCCAGCATCCAACCTGGTGCCCAGAATGGCGGAAACGTCGGATATAAGGAGCAATGGCTATCCATTACCGACTGAACTTTTGCAGGAGATACTCCTATTCGCTGACTTCCAGTCGTTCTTTTCGGCGAGTTGGACGTGCAAAGATTGGCGGAACGCGGCGTTAAGCTCTTATGTACTTCGGCACCAGCTCAACACTGTTCCCACTGTTCCCACACTCGCCGAGGCAGACATTGAACAGGCGACACCACGAGAACTGAGAATACTATTCCACCGTGTCTGCCGGCAGAACCTCATGGGGATACGGAGCAACGTTTCCCTCAGCAATACGGAGGAGAAAACAGTAAGACCAATGTCGGCTATTGCGGTTCAATCTCGGCATGGGTGCCAATACGCGCAGTTGCGTGGGATGACATTCATACTCAAGACGTCGACGTCTGCTAGCCATGAGGTGCAACTCTCACCCACGATATTTCCCCCATCTGATGCAGTACGACAACTTATCGGCTACAATCATGGAGGCTTATTCTGCACGCGGCCGTTTGCGCGAATACAGGCGGCCCTCTCCCCTTGCGGAGAGTTAGTTGCTGTGGCGCTGGGGCAGAAAGTGCATATTTATCTTCTCGGGGAGAGTATGGATATGCGAAATGTGGAAGGTACTATCGGGGATAATGTACTTGAGTCGATACAGCGTATTGAATTTGTGGGCAATCTCCTGTTACGGCTCGAGGTCGATGGGCCTGAAGGGCTTTCCGTGAGGTATCTCGGTTATGGAGAATGTCGATGTCGCGGTATTTCCCCTATTGTTGGAATAACAGCTGGTGGCGCACAAAGACTGGAGTACTGGAAAACGGGGTTACGGCAGGTCTATCTAGACTCTAGGGTTATTGAGCAAGGGTTGGGTGACGGTACCTCAGTGCGTGGGGTGCGGCTTTTCGACATGCAAAGCAGACGGAACGATAACAGATCGTGCTCGTGTCAAGATGAAAAGCACTTCTTTGGCCTGTTTCGATGGCCTTCGTCTGAGAACTCATATGCCGCCGGAAGCATATATAAAAACGGAACAGTCCATATAACACAACGGATTCCCAGCCGTCGACCGAGTTGGGTGAGAGGCCAGCCAGAAGCAGGCACAGCAGAGTCATTTGTACCTTCTAACCCTGCGCTGAGGTGGGATCGTTTTGACCCAGACAACCTCCCACTAGCGCATTGTTATGACCCTTTCCTTGCCATCTGTGATGACGGAAAGATACTGGTCATTTGCGAGCCGCCGCATGGCTCAGCAAAGGGTGCGGTATATGTGTGTTCTGGGGAGATGGCATATTCTAATCCAGAGAGGATTGAATCCCCTGCCCCCTGGCCGTTTGTTCTGAGCCACTTTGATCTGGGGCCTTTGGACCAGGGCGTTTATTCTCTACATATTAGTCGAAACACGTACACTGGCGGTTATGTCATCGATGCCCATACAGAGCATCAGAGGTTACAGTGGCAACTGCAATGGACTTGATTGCATTATCTGGATATTGGTTAAGTGGGGTTTGGGGCCGTAGGACCAGGCCGTACATCAGTATCGTGCAGTCGTTGGCTGTGTTCAACAAAGGCCGCCGGGACAGAGGGAAGGAGATTGACATCGATGTGAGCCCGAAATCGGGGCCCTCGCGTATCGACTGATTCTGCTTGTAGCACCAAGCTGAGAGTTAAGAGGCATATACGGCTGGTTAGGGAGGTTGAGGGAAAGTGTCGGGGAGACAACGATATAGAAAGGCCGGATATTATGGATGATCAGGAACCTAGGGGGTTCCCATATTTTTATCTAAGGAGTTTTTTCTATACTATGATCATCCCCAGTATTTGAGCAATTTGGTCATATCCATAGATAGATGCTGGACGTGGTGCCTCGGCGTAGTAGCTATAGTAGCTATAGATGCAAAATCGCAGCCTGGTCAAGGCAAGAAAGCAGTGACTGAGCCTCTGTTATTGAGGTCGAACTCATTAAGGTCCCACTTGAGCGTCGAGATGCAGGTACTAATGTGCTGTCTGCCAATTGTATTTCAAGAGTTGAGAACTACTACAGATATCCTGGTCGATATAATGTTACTGCAGGCTTGAGTTACTGGTGAGCTGATGATGTGACTGGAAGTTCCAGTAGCCAACCCGCTCTCTTCAAAGGTTCTTGCGCAACAGGATATGGAGATGGTGCAATGATATACTATCTGCAGGCTTGGGCACCTCCACTTGTGCTAGCCAGTTACGCGACAGAACAAATATGGCTTTCCAGGTCAGGGGCAGTTGAGAAAGCTCTTCACACATCTGGATTGGAGCGTCTGCAGAGGTAACAAACTGCCCATCAGGTATGATAGCCTCCATCTAGAGATCTGCGACGAGCAGCAGTCCGCTTCAATCCCATGGGCTGAAGAATACAGTGATCTGTATCAAAGATGTAACTCCGGATAGCTGCTCTTGAGGGTAATCTTTCATAAATGTCTGTATTCATTGACAATATCAACTTCCCGCTCCCACTCTCACTCTCTTGACAGTATCAACGCCGCAACTCTGGAAAGGCAAAAAGTCATAATGAGCCAAATTTATGCTATATTCCTTAATCCCATCCTCAATCCCGGACCAGACCATTTCTCGAGTCCCAGGCGGCTCCTAAAATCAAGGTACAAACGCACTATCATCACAAGGCGGCACAAACAAGTCCAGATCATCCGGGTATCTTACCCCATCTGGGCCAGTAATATCGATCCGATTCGCCGCAGGGCCCAGTCCATTGTTGAATATAAGGGTGAAGGGTAAGAACTCCCCCGCTTCCAATACATACTCAAAATAGTTCGTTACCGGGTCAACACTTACGGGTGCTGCAGCTCCGTCTACATTCCCATCCGTGTAGTCAGTATACGCCTTCTCCCCTCCCCACCAGAACCCCGTGTTATCCTGCCAATTGGCTGATTCAGCTAATATCGGTGAATGAACTGTGTAGTTTCCAGCAATACTAGCAAAAAGGAACCCTTGAAACACGACTGTCCACTGCGAACAATCCGTCTGGGCTGCTTGACCGGGCAGTTGGCAGACCGCAGGACCGGTCGGCCAATTGGGGGATTCGAAATTGATATTGCGGGCCAGACCGGAGGTATAGTAACTCAGGTTGCCATTCCAGTGGGATGTGCTGTATCCGCCGCCGCCTAGGCCGGTGGTGTCGGTGTTGTAGTTGTAGCCATTGAGGTATTGGTAGTAATTTAGCCCTGTAGACAGATGATTGGCATGAGAGAGTGCTGGCAGAGGGGAATTGCGAAGTAAGGGGAGGGGTAAGCATATACCATTGTAGTTTGTTGGCGTGGGTTGAATCCAGGTCTCCGTTACAATCTGCGTTGAGATGGGCGTTGTAGTTACGGTTGCAATTCCGCTTTTCGTTGTTGTGATCGTACTCGTCCTGACGGTAGACTTTAGTTCACGTCCTCCCAACGATGCCTGACGAAGCCTGTGGCTGGGAGAGGAAATGGTAGCATACGTAAGTGCAAAGCCGCCCTCAAGACGCGTGCAAGGTGCATTCGACACTGTCGGGGGAATGACAGTCACGGTGGGACAGCCGATTGGGAGGATGGGAGGAAGAGTTATCTGAGGACTCGCTGCTCGGACTTTCAGAATGCTTGCTCCTGTGTCTGCATCAAGGCCTGGAAGAGACGGGTACGCTGCTAATGTGGTTGCAGTACTGAGGCAGGTGACCGAGGTTGGAGTGTAGATAGTTGTACGGGTCTGGCTTATGGAGATCTAGATGGATTAACGATGGCGTTAGGTCAAATTGAGCTGACTAGAAGCTCGGGGACAAAGAGGGGATCGAGCTGCGCACGCTGGTAGGAGCTGTTATGATGGTTGTGCTGGTACCCTAAGCATCCAGGTCAGGCTCGTGTCAGTGTCTCTAGCATAAGGGGACAATTGGTATTGCGTACGGAAGTCACAGTGCTGGTCGCCGTGACGGTGTACGTCCCTCCAAGCGTGAGAGTGGTGGTAGAGGTACAGATTGGGAGTGGGAAGGGGAGCGTAGGAAGGAGCTCTCCATTGCATACGCAAGCAGCAAAAAGAGAAATAAGGGCACAAGTGAGCGGTTTCATAGCGTGCTAGAGGGTGTGTTCTAGGGTAAGTTGATTATTGAGTGCACTGGACTGGGAGGTATGGCGGATGAGGGTTGAGAACGACAATGAGAACAGATGCGAaccttccatcctcctttATATGTTTTCGTCCCTCGATCTGGGCGGGATAAGACCGTGATCCTTCTCAAATGACCTTGAGTGAGCTGAGCGC
This genomic interval carries:
- a CDS encoding acetamidase amdS (transcript_id=CADANIAT00006284); its protein translation is MPQSWEELAADKRARLAKTIPDEWKVQTLPAEDSVIDFPKKSGILSEAELKITEASAADLVSKLAAGELTSVEVTLAFCKRAAIAQQLTNCAHEFFPDAALAQARELDEYYAKHKRPVGPLHGLPISLKDQLRVKGYETSMGYISWLNKYDEGDSVLTTMLRKAGAVFYVKTSVPQTLMVCETVNNIIGRTVNPRNKNWSCGGSSGGEGAIVGIRGGVIGVGTDIGGSIRVPAAFNFLYGLRPSHGRLPYAKMANSMEGQETVHSVVGPITHSVEDLRLFTKSVLGQEPWKYDSKVIPMPWRQSESDIIASKIKNGGLNIGYYNFDGNVLPHPPILRGVETTVAALAKAGHTVTPWTPYKHDFGHDLISHIYAADGSADVMRDISASGEPAIPNIKDLLNPNIKAVNMNELWDTHLQKWNYQMEYLEKWREAEEKAGKELDAIIAPITPTAAVRHDQFRYYGYASVINLLDFTSVVVPVTFADKNIDKKNESFKAVSELDALVQEEYDPEAYHGAPVAVQVIGRRLSEERTLAIAEEVGKLLGNVVTP
- a CDS encoding F-box protein (transcript_id=CADANIAT00006285) codes for the protein MAETSDIRSNGYPLPTELLQEILLFADFQSFFSASWTCKDWRNAALSSYVLRHQLNTVPTVPTLAEADIEQATPRELRILFHRVCRQNLMGIRSNVSLSNTEEKTVRPMSAIAVQSRHGCQYAQLRGMTFILKTSTSASHEVQLSPTIFPPSDAVRQLIGYNHGGLFCTRPFARIQAALSPCGELVAVALGQKVHIYLLGESMDMRNVEGTIGDNVLESIQRIEFVGNLLLRLEVDGPEGLSVRYLGYGECRCRGISPIVGITAGGAQRLEYWKTGLRQVYLDSRVIEQGLGDGTSVRGVRLFDMQSRRNDNRSCSCQDEKHFFGLFRWPSSENSYAAGSIYKNGTVHITQRIPSRRPSWVRGQPEAGTAESFVPSNPALRWDRFDPDNLPLAHCYDPFLAICDDGKILVICEPPHGSAKGAVYVCSGEMAYSNPERIESPAPWPFVLSHFDLGPLDQGVYSLHISRNTYTGGYVIDAHTEHQRLQWQLQWT
- a CDS encoding uncharacterized protein (transcript_id=CADANIAT00006286), yielding MTYHSTGVHDPAGAAAAGIKGKKKSFHSVQISIYKTREVAPTQSYPQSGKAGKAGTHAMKPLTCALISLFAACVCNGELLPTLPFPLPICTSTTTLTLGGTYTVTATSTVTSISISQTRTTIYTPTSVTCLSTATTLAAYPSLPGLDADTGASILKVRAASPQITLPPILPIGCPTVTVIPPTVSNAPCTRLEGGFALTYATISSPSHRLRQASLGGRELKSTVRTSTITTTKSGIATVTTTPISTQIVTETWIQPTPTNYNGICLPLPLLRNSPLPALSHANHLSTGLNYYQYLNGYNYNTDTTGLGGGGYSTSHWNGNLSYYTSGLARNINFESPNWPTGPAVCQLPGQAAQTDCSQWTVVFQGFLFASIAGNYTVHSPILAESANWQDNTGFWWGGEKAYTDYTDGNVDGAAAPSCGVDTVKRVRVGAGS